One window from the genome of Chloroflexota bacterium encodes:
- the tsf gene encoding translation elongation factor Ts, whose amino-acid sequence MATVTITDIKSLREETGAGIMDCKRALEEANGDHQAAKKLLDAQGLAKAEKRAGKEASQGLVHSYIHGNGRVGVLVEVNCETDFVARTEEFQNLVHEIALHIAGMSPEFVSEEELPEGYDGNSEETVLLAQPFVRDPSLTVADLVKQTIAKTGENVVIRRFCRYERGI is encoded by the coding sequence ATGGCAACAGTGACGATCACGGATATCAAGTCGCTGCGCGAGGAAACCGGCGCGGGCATAATGGACTGCAAGCGAGCTCTGGAGGAAGCGAACGGGGACCATCAAGCGGCGAAAAAGCTTCTGGATGCGCAAGGATTGGCAAAAGCGGAGAAACGCGCCGGCAAAGAGGCTTCGCAGGGCTTAGTGCACTCGTATATCCACGGCAACGGACGGGTTGGCGTCCTCGTGGAGGTAAACTGCGAAACGGACTTTGTGGCGCGCACGGAAGAGTTTCAGAACCTCGTACACGAGATTGCCTTGCACATTGCCGGCATGAGCCCGGAGTTTGTCAGCGAGGAAGAATTGCCCGAGGGATATGATGGCAATTCCGAAGAGACCGTGCTGCTGGCGCAGCCATTCGTACGCGACCCGTCGCTCACTGTTGCAGATCTCGTCAAGCAGACTATTGCAAAGACCGGCGAGAATGTTGTCATTCGGCGCTTCTGCCGCTACGAACGCGGCATCTAG
- a CDS encoding DNA methyltransferase, translating into MPALELPDHFAYNTRLQMDGLEFLAHLPEGKFPVAFLDPQYRGLLDKMSYGNEGRSRNRGRSALTQMDADKIAAFVRGIDRALMPSGHLFLWMDKFHLCTGFSPWLAETKLAVVDLVTWDKGRIGMGYRTRRKSEHVVVLQKTPRRAKGVWKIHNIPDVWDETVPRDAETHRKPVELQGALLAAVTNPGDVVIDPAAGSFSVLEACRERNRVFLGCDIEG; encoded by the coding sequence ATGCCGGCGTTGGAGCTTCCCGACCACTTCGCATACAACACCAGACTGCAGATGGATGGCTTGGAGTTTCTGGCCCATTTGCCGGAAGGCAAGTTTCCCGTCGCCTTTCTCGATCCCCAGTACCGCGGGCTGTTGGACAAGATGTCGTACGGCAATGAGGGTCGCAGCAGAAACCGGGGTCGTTCCGCGCTCACGCAAATGGATGCAGATAAAATCGCCGCCTTCGTTCGTGGCATCGACCGCGCCCTCATGCCCAGCGGGCACTTGTTCCTGTGGATGGATAAGTTTCACCTCTGCACGGGCTTTTCCCCCTGGCTCGCGGAGACGAAACTTGCGGTGGTGGATCTCGTTACGTGGGATAAAGGCCGTATCGGCATGGGCTACCGCACGCGTCGCAAGAGCGAACACGTGGTTGTCCTGCAAAAGACGCCGCGCCGGGCCAAGGGCGTCTGGAAGATTCACAACATCCCGGACGTGTGGGATGAGACGGTACCGCGTGACGCAGAGACCCACCGCAAGCCGGTTGAGTTGCAGGGGGCGCTCCTGGCAGCGGTGACCAATCCGGGAGACGTGGTGATCGATCCGGCAGCGGGCAGCTTTTCAGTGCTTGAAGCCTGCCGTGAGCGCAATCGCGTTTTCCTCGGTTGCGATATTGAAGGCTGA
- the rpsB gene encoding 30S ribosomal protein S2: protein MAVASLRDLFDAGVHFGHPTNRWNPKMKPYIYMARSKIHIIDLEKSASGLQEACDFASELALHNREVLFVGTKKQAQDIVEQEASRVGMPFVNQRWLGGMLTNYSTISRRLARMKEMEAEQANNAWQSFSKKEVGRLQDRLAKLQRFFNGIRDMHRLPSALYVVDTVREHIAVAEAQKLGIPVIALLDTNCDPDQVDFSIPGNDDAIKSIRLITQLIADAINRGQELRAAQSAEAEAEKAMEAVAADPTAEEDIESGEVAAEEDAG from the coding sequence ATGGCCGTAGCGAGTCTTAGGGATCTGTTTGACGCCGGCGTGCACTTTGGGCATCCCACCAATCGGTGGAATCCCAAGATGAAGCCGTACATTTACATGGCGCGAAGCAAGATCCACATCATCGATCTTGAAAAGAGCGCAAGCGGACTTCAGGAAGCCTGCGATTTCGCCAGCGAACTGGCGTTGCATAACCGCGAAGTCTTGTTTGTGGGAACAAAAAAGCAGGCACAGGACATAGTGGAACAAGAGGCCTCTCGTGTAGGGATGCCGTTTGTGAATCAGCGATGGCTTGGCGGCATGCTGACGAATTATTCCACGATCAGCCGGCGCTTAGCGAGAATGAAGGAAATGGAAGCCGAGCAGGCGAACAACGCCTGGCAGAGTTTCTCTAAGAAAGAGGTTGGCCGCCTCCAGGACCGCCTGGCAAAGCTCCAGCGTTTCTTCAACGGTATTCGCGACATGCACCGCTTACCTTCTGCTCTCTACGTGGTAGACACTGTGCGCGAGCACATTGCCGTCGCAGAGGCGCAAAAGCTTGGCATCCCCGTCATTGCGTTGCTTGACACCAATTGTGACCCCGATCAGGTGGACTTTTCGATTCCGGGCAATGACGATGCCATCAAGTCGATTCGTCTCATTACGCAACTCATAGCAGACGCAATCAACCGGGGGCAAGAGCTGCGCGCGGCCCAATCGGCTGAGGCAGAAGCCGAGAAGGCCATGGAGGCAGTAGCTGCCGATCCTACGGCAGAAGAGGATATTGAATCCGGAGAAGTGGCTGCCGAAGAGGATGCGGGCTAA
- a CDS encoding DUF3604 domain-containing protein, producing MVRQPTEFRLVWGDLHIHSYFSSCYWGEETLPDGFDGSPADCYRYARDVAGMDFGAVTDHTWSGNGRMLVEDEWSEILAANHHYHEPGRFVTVPGYEWNAPGDRQWGHRNTFFDHDEPPILRSGAEVTQLAQLWQQLDDLPYDSISIPHHLARDATPYDWSQHHAHWEPVVEITSLWGNYEYQGNPHECDPNWSPSATGSFLQDGLARASRVGVIGGGDNHTGHAGGHYFNSQQPNAANSKRLARLSQLRMNALGTGIGGLYVKEFSREGIFEALRARRCIAASGRKIGLWTETNGLPMGAEGPALDESPRTVAFSVSGSERIRSVTLVRNGVDVKRFHADDYYHEGTLEDSDPLEKVQKVSPSVRNGDGEDWTYYYVRAVQEDGRTAWSSPVWFPVSG from the coding sequence ATGGTAAGACAACCGACAGAATTTCGCCTGGTTTGGGGAGACCTGCACATTCATTCCTATTTCTCGTCGTGCTATTGGGGTGAAGAGACGCTTCCCGACGGCTTTGACGGCTCGCCCGCCGATTGTTACCGCTACGCCCGAGACGTGGCTGGCATGGACTTTGGCGCGGTGACCGATCATACGTGGTCGGGTAACGGCAGGATGCTGGTGGAGGACGAGTGGTCGGAAATTCTGGCTGCCAACCATCATTACCACGAGCCGGGCCGCTTCGTGACTGTTCCCGGGTATGAGTGGAACGCGCCCGGGGATCGGCAATGGGGCCACCGCAATACGTTCTTCGATCATGACGAGCCCCCCATCCTGCGCAGCGGCGCGGAAGTAACGCAGCTCGCTCAGCTCTGGCAGCAGCTTGACGACTTGCCGTACGACTCCATCAGCATCCCACACCATCTCGCGCGTGACGCTACTCCTTATGATTGGTCGCAACACCATGCGCACTGGGAACCGGTGGTGGAGATCACCTCGCTCTGGGGCAACTACGAGTATCAAGGCAATCCCCATGAGTGCGATCCTAACTGGTCGCCGAGCGCTACCGGCAGCTTTCTCCAGGATGGACTGGCCAGAGCAAGCCGCGTAGGCGTCATCGGCGGCGGCGATAACCACACCGGCCATGCTGGAGGACACTACTTCAATTCGCAGCAACCAAACGCGGCGAACTCCAAGCGCCTGGCGCGCCTCAGCCAACTGCGCATGAACGCCCTGGGCACCGGTATCGGCGGACTCTACGTAAAGGAATTCTCGCGAGAAGGCATCTTCGAGGCACTGCGCGCCCGGCGCTGCATCGCGGCCTCCGGCCGCAAAATCGGTCTATGGACAGAGACGAACGGCTTGCCGATGGGCGCGGAAGGGCCCGCCCTCGACGAAAGCCCCCGCACTGTCGCTTTCAGCGTCTCCGGCAGCGAGCGCATCCGGTCTGTCACCTTAGTCCGCAACGGCGTGGACGTGAAACGCTTCCACGCCGACGACTACTACCACGAAGGCACTTTGGAAGATTCCGATCCGCTCGAAAAAGTGCAGAAGGTATCCCCCAGTGTCCGCAACGGCGACGGCGAGGATTGGACCTACTACTACGTGCGCGCGGTGCAAGAGGACGGCCGCACAGCCTGGTCGAGCCCGGTCTGGTTTCCGGTTAGTGGCTGA
- the lhgO gene encoding L-2-hydroxyglutarate oxidase has translation MSGDSPLDIAIVGGGIVGLSTAFTLAQRYRGLGIAVFEKEADIAQHQTGHNSGVIHSGIYYRPGSLRARMAVKASQRMMDFCAEHGIPYDRCGKVIVATAGSQVPALEELLRRGEANGVPGVRMIGPEELKALEPYATGIRALHVPSAGIVNYSLVAGMYRKLLERAGGQVRTGAEVSAIVAEPNALRLETTLGDVRSKHVITCGGLYADRVSIAAGLKPQVKVAAFRGEYSELVPEKRYLVRNLIYPVSNPAFPFLGVHFTRRISGAIEVGPNAVLAFKRQGYRWRDVSVGDTLDILGYAGFWRMAARYWRTGLGEVYRSLYKKAMVKELQKLVPDVTGGDLVRAGAGVRAQALDRQGNLVDDFHIVQESRMIHVLNAPSPAATASLSIGSAVADMAGQWLDPKS, from the coding sequence ATGAGCGGAGATTCGCCACTAGACATTGCCATCGTCGGCGGGGGCATCGTGGGTCTTTCTACGGCATTCACGTTGGCCCAGCGTTACCGCGGTCTGGGCATCGCCGTCTTTGAAAAAGAAGCCGACATTGCCCAGCATCAGACCGGTCACAACAGCGGTGTCATCCACTCCGGCATTTACTACCGGCCGGGCTCGCTGCGCGCGCGCATGGCGGTGAAGGCATCCCAGCGCATGATGGACTTTTGCGCAGAGCATGGCATTCCCTATGACCGGTGTGGCAAGGTGATTGTAGCTACTGCCGGGTCACAGGTTCCCGCCTTGGAAGAGTTGCTGCGCCGCGGTGAAGCCAACGGCGTGCCGGGAGTGCGCATGATCGGGCCCGAGGAACTGAAGGCACTTGAGCCCTACGCCACAGGCATCCGCGCGCTTCACGTGCCAAGCGCCGGCATCGTAAACTACAGCCTTGTCGCAGGGATGTACCGGAAACTCCTTGAAAGGGCCGGCGGCCAGGTGCGAACGGGTGCGGAGGTGTCCGCCATTGTCGCAGAGCCAAACGCGCTGCGGCTGGAGACGACCCTGGGTGACGTGCGAAGCAAGCACGTGATCACGTGCGGCGGGCTGTATGCGGACCGCGTCAGCATAGCTGCCGGCTTGAAACCGCAGGTAAAAGTCGCGGCCTTTCGTGGCGAGTACTCCGAACTCGTGCCAGAGAAGCGGTACCTCGTGCGCAATCTTATCTATCCCGTATCCAATCCCGCTTTCCCGTTTCTCGGCGTCCACTTTACGCGGCGCATCAGTGGGGCAATCGAGGTAGGGCCGAACGCCGTGCTCGCCTTCAAGCGGCAGGGATATCGGTGGCGTGACGTGAGCGTCGGCGATACGCTGGATATCTTGGGCTATGCGGGTTTCTGGCGCATGGCGGCGCGATACTGGCGCACCGGACTGGGTGAAGTGTACCGCTCATTGTATAAAAAGGCGATGGTGAAAGAGTTGCAGAAGCTCGTGCCGGACGTCACCGGCGGGGATTTAGTGCGAGCGGGGGCGGGCGTACGGGCCCAAGCGTTGGACCGGCAAGGGAACCTGGTGGATGATTTCCACATCGTGCAGGAATCACGCATGATCCACGTGCTCAATGCGCCTTCGCCTGCGGCGACTGCCTCGCTGAGCATTGGTTCAGCCGTAGCGGACATGGCGGGTCAGTGGCTTGACCCCAAATCATGA
- the uppS gene encoding polyprenyl diphosphate synthase: MEPTSPKALKPAPEEAESFPPLTVIPVHVGIVMDGNGRWAAQRGLARLEGHRAGARCVREVAEAAVDFGVRVLTLYAFSTENWSRPEDEVSGLMTLLEETIEREQGAIVENQIQVRSIGRRDVVPSTLQVAIDQLENATRDNNRLTINFAFNYGGRSEIVDAVREIVAAGVPASHISEETIGQHLYTRNLPDPDLVIRTAGEMRLSNFLLWQAAYAEYYAAQVYWPDFGRKEFYAALANYSHRERKFGGLANSDGLAGRDDLTGSGRLANSRNGKAKR; this comes from the coding sequence ATGGAGCCTACGTCACCAAAAGCCCTTAAGCCTGCACCTGAAGAGGCGGAGTCGTTTCCTCCTCTCACGGTTATACCCGTCCACGTCGGCATCGTGATGGACGGTAATGGGCGCTGGGCAGCACAGCGCGGTCTCGCGCGTTTGGAAGGGCATCGCGCCGGAGCGCGCTGTGTCCGTGAAGTTGCTGAGGCGGCGGTGGATTTCGGGGTCAGAGTCCTCACGCTCTATGCTTTTTCAACAGAAAACTGGTCGCGCCCCGAGGACGAAGTCAGCGGGCTCATGACGCTGCTGGAGGAGACGATCGAGCGCGAACAAGGCGCGATTGTCGAGAACCAGATACAGGTCCGCTCCATCGGGCGGCGGGATGTCGTGCCCTCAACCTTGCAGGTGGCAATCGACCAGCTTGAGAATGCAACGCGCGACAACAACCGCCTTACGATAAATTTTGCCTTCAATTATGGTGGACGCAGCGAAATCGTAGATGCTGTGCGTGAGATCGTTGCAGCAGGCGTGCCTGCATCGCACATCTCGGAAGAGACGATTGGCCAGCACCTGTATACGCGCAATCTGCCCGATCCCGATCTCGTGATTCGCACGGCGGGCGAAATGCGGCTTTCCAACTTCCTGCTTTGGCAAGCTGCCTACGCCGAATACTACGCCGCGCAGGTCTACTGGCCGGACTTTGGGCGCAAAGAGTTCTACGCCGCGCTCGCAAATTACAGCCATCGAGAGCGCAAGTTCGGCGGCCTGGCGAATAGCGACGGCCTTGCTGGACGTGACGACCTCACTGGCAGCGGCCGTCTTGCCAACAGCCGGAATGGCAAAGCGAAACGGTAG
- a CDS encoding phosphatidate cytidylyltransferase — MAKRNGRRGQAGRDTTRTRWQELAARALSAIVYAPLLLALAYFGNPWLLIGMLALGGLALWEYVYLVRTMGLAMQRVTAGALALGFFLWPYSLIWAGYAELVILPPLFFTLIVLCSLWALLLPRAQGHTQVFTGWAMAVAGAMYIGWLLGHTVALRDYIYVRGELWLIFALVVTWAYDTGAYLVGRGIGKRRIFQHLSAGKTLEGTLGGAFVAVMVAALYAQFTPFPLSPILAGLIGLGAAVVAQLGDLVESLLKRGAEVKESGTLIPGHGGVLDRIDSLLFTGPYMFYAALIWASLQLGAQ, encoded by the coding sequence ATGGCAAAGCGAAACGGTAGGCGCGGCCAGGCGGGCCGCGATACGACACGTACGCGCTGGCAGGAGCTTGCGGCGCGTGCGCTCTCTGCAATCGTCTATGCCCCTCTTCTGCTCGCGTTAGCCTACTTCGGCAATCCCTGGCTGCTCATCGGCATGCTGGCTCTTGGCGGCCTTGCCCTTTGGGAGTACGTCTATCTCGTACGCACGATGGGGCTTGCCATGCAGCGCGTCACGGCCGGTGCGCTGGCCCTCGGTTTCTTCCTGTGGCCTTACAGCCTAATCTGGGCGGGATACGCCGAGCTCGTTATTCTACCGCCGCTCTTCTTCACGTTAATTGTGCTCTGCTCGCTATGGGCATTGCTGCTTCCCCGGGCTCAGGGTCATACACAGGTCTTTACGGGCTGGGCCATGGCGGTCGCCGGAGCGATGTACATTGGCTGGCTGCTCGGCCACACCGTGGCGCTCCGCGACTACATCTACGTACGAGGCGAGCTGTGGCTCATCTTTGCCCTGGTCGTTACGTGGGCTTATGACACGGGGGCGTATCTTGTAGGCCGAGGCATTGGCAAACGCAGAATCTTCCAGCACTTGAGCGCCGGTAAGACGCTGGAGGGTACGCTTGGCGGAGCGTTCGTCGCCGTGATGGTCGCAGCGCTCTATGCCCAATTCACCCCATTCCCACTTAGCCCCATTTTGGCGGGCCTCATTGGTCTCGGCGCCGCGGTGGTGGCGCAACTCGGTGACCTGGTGGAATCTCTGCTCAAGCGCGGGGCGGAAGTGAAAGAATCCGGCACACTCATCCCCGGCCACGGCGGCGTCCTGGACCGCATCGACAGCCTGCTCTTTACCGGCCCCTACATGTTCTACGCGGCCCTGATATGGGCCAGCCTGCAACTCGGGGCGCAGTAG
- the frr gene encoding ribosome recycling factor, whose translation MLEPILEETEIAMGLATEALQRDVARIRTGRASTALVEEIAVEYYGTELPLNQVATIIVPEPRLIVIQPWDKQSIPAIERAILKSELGITPSNDGTVIRIALPQPTAERRQELAKMVRQRAEEARVAIRNSRRSAQDELRKQQKNSSVSEDDIRRAQGDLQKLTDTEIERVDKVLADKEQEILTI comes from the coding sequence ATGCTGGAGCCGATTCTTGAGGAAACGGAAATCGCTATGGGCCTCGCGACAGAGGCATTGCAGCGTGATGTCGCCCGCATTCGCACGGGAAGAGCCTCCACGGCTCTTGTGGAAGAGATCGCAGTGGAGTACTACGGTACGGAGCTGCCTCTCAATCAAGTAGCCACAATCATCGTGCCGGAGCCGCGGCTCATCGTCATTCAGCCCTGGGACAAGCAGTCGATTCCTGCCATTGAGCGGGCGATTCTAAAGTCGGAACTCGGTATCACTCCTTCGAACGACGGCACGGTCATCCGCATTGCCCTACCCCAGCCCACGGCGGAACGCCGCCAAGAGCTTGCGAAGATGGTCCGGCAGCGGGCAGAAGAGGCCCGTGTTGCCATTCGCAATAGCCGGCGTTCCGCGCAGGACGAGCTGCGCAAGCAGCAGAAGAATAGCAGCGTCTCCGAGGATGACATCCGCCGCGCCCAGGGCGACCTGCAAAAGCTCACCGATACAGAGATCGAGCGCGTCGACAAAGTTCTTGCCGATAAAGAGCAGGAGATTCTGACCATCTAG
- the pyrH gene encoding UMP kinase produces the protein MAMLRYRRVLLKIGGEALMGKGKGEYGIDLAIARNIAKQIASARRLGVQIGVVIGGGNIWRGELAADQGMDRATADYMGMLATVINALALQDALSREGLDARVQTAIEMREVAEPYIRARAIDHLEQDRVVVFSAGTGNPFFTTDTAGALRAMEINAEILIKATKVDGAYESDPIENPQARKFDYLTYLDALNMGLKVMDSTAISLCMENSLPIAVFKLEHSGALERLLQGEPVGTLIGDRDDAGADS, from the coding sequence ATGGCAATGCTACGCTATAGGCGTGTGCTGCTTAAGATTGGCGGCGAGGCGCTTATGGGGAAGGGCAAGGGCGAGTATGGCATAGATCTTGCTATCGCGCGCAACATCGCCAAGCAGATCGCTTCCGCCCGCCGCTTAGGAGTACAGATAGGGGTCGTTATCGGCGGCGGCAACATCTGGCGGGGCGAGTTGGCAGCCGACCAGGGCATGGATCGTGCCACTGCCGATTATATGGGCATGTTGGCCACAGTTATCAATGCCTTGGCCCTGCAGGATGCGCTCTCGCGGGAAGGCCTGGACGCCCGCGTGCAGACGGCAATTGAAATGCGAGAAGTAGCCGAACCGTATATTCGCGCGCGCGCCATCGACCATCTGGAGCAGGACCGGGTTGTCGTCTTCAGCGCCGGTACGGGCAACCCCTTCTTCACGACCGATACGGCCGGTGCCCTGCGCGCCATGGAGATAAACGCAGAAATTCTCATAAAGGCCACGAAGGTTGACGGTGCATATGAGAGCGACCCAATTGAGAATCCGCAGGCCAGGAAGTTTGACTACCTAACGTACCTCGACGCCCTCAACATGGGCCTAAAGGTGATGGATAGTACCGCAATCTCGCTCTGCATGGAAAACAGCCTTCCCATAGCGGTCTTCAAGCTGGAACACTCCGGCGCCTTGGAGCGGTTGCTGCAAGGGGAACCGGTGGGGACCCTGATAGGAGATAGGGACGATGCTGGAGCCGATTCTTGA
- a CDS encoding Gfo/Idh/MocA family oxidoreductase: MNSEPIRVGIIGAGANTRGKHIPGLQAIEGVEIVSVCNRSPDSSVRAAEQFGIPTTYGNWSELVDAPDTNAIVIGTWPYLHCQATLAALAAGKHVLCEARMAMNADEAWEMYAAAQSNPHLVVQIVPSPMTLRVDATLKRLLAEGYLGDLLAIEVRVGGEFLDADAPLHWRQDFDLSGLNIMSMGIWYEAVLRWVGEATRVQAMGKTFATMRADETGNLRAVRVPEHVDVVADMACGAQLHMQVSSVTGLAGTPEAFLFGSEGTLRFADNKLFGGKRGDSGLDEIPIPEDEAGGWRVEEEFASAIRGEEAITHTTPQAGVKYMEFTEAVTRSMQTGQAIGLPL; the protein is encoded by the coding sequence ATGAATTCAGAACCGATCCGTGTCGGCATCATTGGCGCGGGCGCGAACACGCGGGGTAAACATATCCCCGGCCTGCAGGCAATCGAGGGCGTGGAGATCGTCAGCGTGTGCAACCGCAGCCCTGATTCGAGCGTGCGGGCCGCCGAACAGTTTGGCATTCCCACGACGTACGGCAACTGGAGCGAATTGGTTGACGCCCCGGACACCAATGCTATCGTCATTGGTACGTGGCCGTATCTCCACTGCCAAGCCACGCTGGCGGCGCTAGCCGCGGGCAAGCACGTGCTCTGCGAAGCGCGCATGGCCATGAATGCCGACGAGGCCTGGGAGATGTACGCCGCGGCGCAGTCCAACCCGCACCTCGTCGTGCAGATCGTGCCGTCGCCCATGACGCTGCGGGTAGACGCGACGCTGAAACGCCTGCTGGCTGAAGGCTACCTGGGCGATCTGCTCGCCATCGAGGTGCGCGTTGGCGGCGAGTTTCTGGATGCCGACGCACCATTGCATTGGCGGCAGGACTTTGACCTGAGCGGCCTTAACATCATGAGCATGGGCATCTGGTACGAGGCAGTCTTGCGCTGGGTTGGCGAGGCCACCCGCGTGCAGGCCATGGGCAAGACCTTTGCGACGATGCGCGCGGACGAAACGGGCAATCTGCGTGCGGTGCGAGTACCGGAGCACGTGGACGTGGTAGCCGATATGGCCTGCGGCGCGCAACTGCACATGCAGGTCTCCAGCGTGACCGGCTTGGCCGGCACACCGGAAGCATTCCTCTTTGGGAGCGAGGGCACGCTGCGGTTCGCAGACAATAAGCTTTTCGGCGGCAAGCGCGGCGATTCTGGCTTGGATGAAATCCCCATTCCGGAGGACGAGGCTGGCGGTTGGCGCGTGGAGGAAGAGTTTGCCAGTGCCATTCGGGGCGAGGAAGCAATTACTCACACCACACCTCAGGCCGGTGTGAAGTACATGGAGTTTACCGAAGCGGTCACCCGCAGCATGCAGACCGGACAGGCGATAGGCCTGCCGCTGTAG
- a CDS encoding RraA family protein, whose protein sequence is MSAASPQDPYLDRLQRVYVAVVSDALDALGLRHQVMAPRVRPLYAEARIVGRAHPIHFRPAERIPSQEEYHYMEIEAMDSLLPGEVYLGTLGDAPSCALWGELFSTCAQARGATGAVIDGPVRDTDKIIGMPYPVFAAASNAADAAGRAEAIAHNVPITCGGVLVNPGDYILADYDGVVVIPHQHIEAVLQPAEEKVKGENTVRAELAAGEKMRTVFERHGIL, encoded by the coding sequence ATGTCCGCCGCTTCTCCCCAGGACCCTTACCTCGATCGCCTGCAGCGCGTCTACGTCGCCGTGGTCTCGGATGCGCTGGATGCCCTCGGCCTGCGGCACCAGGTGATGGCGCCGCGCGTGCGGCCGCTCTATGCCGAGGCACGGATCGTAGGCCGTGCTCATCCCATCCACTTTCGTCCGGCTGAGCGCATTCCCTCGCAGGAGGAGTATCACTATATGGAGATCGAAGCCATGGACAGTTTGCTGCCGGGCGAAGTGTATTTGGGTACGCTTGGTGACGCGCCGTCGTGCGCGCTGTGGGGCGAGCTCTTTTCTACCTGCGCCCAGGCCCGTGGGGCCACCGGCGCGGTGATCGACGGGCCGGTACGGGATACCGACAAGATCATCGGCATGCCGTATCCCGTGTTTGCCGCGGCGTCTAATGCCGCCGACGCCGCTGGCCGCGCTGAGGCCATCGCCCACAACGTGCCGATTACATGCGGCGGCGTGCTGGTGAACCCTGGCGACTACATTTTGGCCGATTACGATGGCGTGGTGGTGATTCCCCACCAGCACATTGAAGCCGTGCTACAACCGGCTGAGGAGAAGGTTAAGGGAGAAAACACCGTACGCGCAGAACTCGCCGCGGGGGAGAAGATGCGCACGGTCTTCGAGCGCCACGGGATTCTGTAG
- a CDS encoding phytanoyl-CoA dioxygenase family protein has product MMFEKAFKDDFEQNGYTIARGLFPPDEVAALTDHYMYLRQNGTYKGDSAGVEAPNGDAAADPLKQFPRMIHMHRWDDLSLQWMLDPRFREGLATLLGGDPFAVQTMIYFKPPGARGQALHQDQFYLQVEPGTCMAAWLALDDCDEANGCLQVVPGSHTLPELCTEEADTAQSFTDVTVPLPDQVQTVPVLMDAGDVLFFNGQLIHGSYPNATADRFRRSLIGHYIMGSAEKVSKYYHPVLRMDGSVVDLGNSERGGPCGVWVEEDGRPVVEMAVGE; this is encoded by the coding sequence ATGATGTTCGAGAAAGCATTCAAAGATGACTTTGAGCAGAACGGCTATACAATAGCGCGAGGGCTATTTCCACCGGACGAGGTAGCGGCGCTCACCGATCACTACATGTACTTGCGGCAGAACGGCACCTATAAAGGCGACTCTGCCGGCGTGGAAGCGCCGAATGGAGACGCTGCGGCAGACCCCTTGAAGCAGTTTCCCCGCATGATCCACATGCACCGCTGGGACGACCTGAGCCTGCAGTGGATGTTGGACCCGCGTTTCAGGGAGGGTCTGGCGACGCTCCTGGGTGGGGATCCATTTGCGGTGCAGACCATGATCTACTTCAAGCCGCCGGGCGCGCGGGGACAGGCGCTGCATCAGGACCAGTTCTACTTGCAGGTGGAACCCGGCACGTGCATGGCCGCTTGGCTCGCCCTCGATGATTGCGATGAGGCAAACGGCTGCTTGCAGGTGGTGCCCGGCAGTCACACGCTGCCGGAACTGTGCACGGAAGAGGCGGACACCGCCCAGAGCTTTACGGACGTCACGGTGCCGTTGCCGGATCAGGTGCAGACCGTTCCTGTCTTGATGGATGCCGGCGACGTGCTATTCTTCAACGGCCAGCTCATCCACGGCAGCTATCCGAATGCGACTGCCGACCGCTTTCGCCGTTCCCTTATCGGCCACTACATCATGGGCAGCGCCGAAAAGGTATCAAAATACTACCATCCGGTGTTGCGCATGGACGGCAGCGTTGTAGACCTCGGCAATAGCGAGCGGGGCGGCCCATGCGGCGTGTGGGTGGAAGAAGACGGACGACCTGTAGTGGAAATGGCGGTTGGGGAGTAG